The proteins below come from a single Rosa rugosa chromosome 2, drRosRugo1.1, whole genome shotgun sequence genomic window:
- the LOC133729971 gene encoding uncharacterized protein LOC133729971: MKKLYRRGTVHPSPPTVSDHLSFLPATILALAAALSPRDREVLAYLISCSNTNNVNLTSSPSSRKTTTTTATNSSNKKSSAAKGGGGSGGRDHPARFNCSCFRCYTSYWVRWDESPNRELIHDIIDAFEDELLSSQSGSSSSSKAAGSKYGKKDKRHHNKRGNSGNGPGQGSELSLKKKDQMVKPNMVEETNSSSNSTDSGDLDGDEESKGSVRRFVSFLGERIWGGVWSQ, translated from the coding sequence ATGAAGAAGCTGTACCGCAGAGGCACGGTTCATCCGTCACCGCCAACCGTGTCCGACCACCTGTCCTTCCTTCCCGCCACCATCCTCGCCCTCGCGGCCGCCCTGTCCCCGAGGGACAGGGAGGTCCTGGCTTACCTCATCTCCTGCTCCAACACTAACAACGTCAACTTAACATCCTCACCCTCCTCACGTAAGACTACTACCACAACCGCCACCAACAGCAGCAACAAAAAGAGTTCCGCCGCCAAAGGAGGCGGCGGAAGCGGCGGCAGGGACCACCCGGCGCGGTTCAACTGCAGCTGCTTCAGGTGCTACACGAGTTACTGGGTCAGATGGGACGAATCGCCGAATCGAGAACTGATCCATGATATCATCGATGCTTTTGAAGATGAGCTACTTTCATCTCAGAGTGGCAGTAGTAGTAGTAGCAAAGCGGCTGGGTCGAAGTATGGTAAGAAGGACAAGAGGCACCATAACAAGAGAGGAAACAGTGGTAACGGGCCGGGTCAAGGATCGGAGTtgagtctgaagaagaaggATCAGATGGTGAAGCCTAACATGGTGGAGGAGACTAATAGTAGTAGTAACAGTACTGACTCTGGTGATCTTGATGGTGATGAGGAAAGCAAGGGATCGGTGAGAAGATTTGTGAGCTTTCTTGGAGAGAGGATATGGGGTGGTGTCTGGAGCCAGTAA